A stretch of Acropora palmata chromosome 9, jaAcrPala1.3, whole genome shotgun sequence DNA encodes these proteins:
- the LOC141892429 gene encoding uncharacterized protein LOC141892429, with the protein MVEHWVAEVFPPKFQFESVEEMLENPELEDAKSQKTNFYGEMYRKVYCEEEGVCQSRKQRSELAQSIEITDNKHTVSSVKVDAKRKIQKRLEREDKSDSLWGESELKMLRRFLQKAKMQNLELAAILESTQDEIKLWKEKYQKLHETEKIEKNAFFCQKKKYEKLKVNYRAVKDDVRRYHANLKITREDYEELKNEKKEVEQLLSETKSELHKEKLKNEVLQGRLKGQKREFEENKKYVEYFLEQQYQLEKGQLQKEIDILREKLEKEKRENDVNKKALQHLRSHFSCLLMKQDNAGGTTAVEKVLSVIDIDYIPM; encoded by the coding sequence ATGGTGGAGCATTGGGTGGCAGAGGTTTTCCCTCCGAAATTTCAGTTCGAAAGTGTAGAGGAGATGCTAGAAAATCCAGAATTAGAGGatgcaaaaagtcaaaaaactaatttttatGGTGAGATGTATCGAAAAGTGTACTGTGAGGAGGAAGGAGTTTGTCAATCAAGAAAGCAGAGATCTGAACTCGCGCAATCAATAGAAATCACTGATAATAAGCACACTGTTTCCAGCGTCAAAGTTGatgcaaagagaaaaatacAGAAAAGGTTAGAACGTGAGGACAAAAGTGATTCTTTATGGGGTGAAAGTGAATTGAAAATGCTGCGAAGGTTCCTCCAAAAggccaaaatgcaaaatctTGAACTTGCTGCAATTTTAGAATCAACACAAGATGAGATCAAGCTTTGGAAAGAAAAGTATCAAAAACTGCACGAAACGGAAAAAATCGAGAAAAATGCATTCTTTTgccagaaaaagaaatatgaaaaactGAAAGTGAATTACAGGGCAGTGAAAGATGACGTTCGAAGGTATCatgcaaacttaaaaattacaaGGGAAGACTACgaagaactgaaaaatgagaaaaaagaagttgaGCAGCTGCTgagtgaaacaaaatcagAACTACATAAAGAAAAGCTAAAGAATGAGGTATTGCAGGGAAGATTGAAGGGACAGAAAAGggaatttgaagaaaacaagaaatatgtTGAATATTTCTTAGAGCAGCAGTATCAACTTGAGAAAGGACAACTGCAGAAAGAAATTGATATTCTAAGAGAGAAGCttgaaaaagagaagagagaaaaTGATGTAAATAAGAAAGCACTCCAGCATTTGAGGAgccatttttcttgtttactaATGAAGCAAGACAATGCAGGAGGTACAACAGCGGTTGAGAAAGTATTAAGTGTCATAGACATTGACTACATTCCAATGTAA
- the LOC141892386 gene encoding ankyrin repeat and MYND domain-containing protein 1-like produces MKNGAKFSSSNRILRLNTSQCRREYKSGAVYHGELEGIKKSGRGTFKWPNGACYDGEYVDNTRHGYGKQCWPDGSIYEGTLMRDMRHGVGTLNWSDGESYVGAFYRDKKHGKGIYCWPDGTKFEGHFENDKKEGFGTFSFPSGNIFEGLYRRDERDGPGVMIYSNNEQDVGLWCGQRLIKLCSVMDTAFLFQHFSNYNVNAGNNLSAKVRRANTAKEGTRNSRPSLQDFEADDNNKLLSQIPNSFSYSDIVEGIRGHKGPKGPVERDSEEFLRAAGAGDCIKVKSLIESGSVHVDVADKTGYTALLAASVNCHRDVINCLLDNGANVNKLNDEGLSALAACHVLFYTKHTWKDNIAENIPSENLFNCIQEDRQKGIYVHRNYRQSLSVGGVVLEPNTESEDAEKNLDDECLEFLIENETNKVITNGERTYTILEFSDRTVGDKDEKRDETEDNLNKTMKFNLDGNDNSLVNTTSDQGTKRAVDGSVAPFSGVPLCDKFGDKTSGQPNAVDPNLFSIMSVVSSTRQPSESADDLLSENSMDQSKQVLLAVQRRPHLEATVRLLLRRGADPNASALPMPVLFFAVKAADAAAVEILLQKGADTSAKLSKELFGIAPLHIAVALPDDIGVEITKLLLVSGADPNIRDSAFDSKDNGRTPVHIACSREDNNRVSCAVVSLLLEHGANPDILCEGHSALSLAICSGNDMAVDALLEHGANPSLSLSNGVGSALCAATSFMAERRRTPTERIKLINKLMRAGANILSPINVSVKFPPGTVVDYAYNVFYQDRKIAHTPYHALSATERDCYNARREMLDHLGDLLRTQVLKKEKELIDKQIEEAEKLADEEKVKRISLSALDVLKTPEKPSKLELNQSPTPAKNDGVRFSRVSFRLQNEVIDGDEIEAEADVEVKAILRSNNKDLDINKEERRDLTSELSQTTETSKTSTPLFISSGFEQSAKKPLSPGRDENCGLRIAVIQAADHMSISALATQALKQRQQVMKNRFRYCYECGRSIAIRLSACTRCKEVFYCSKSCKLKAWNARHREECVRLTGGNKMASTHRAESPTPTTDPDDARSTQATSSRPQRKMPSHGKVGKMRKVQTSSSYASQRNNSSVATKTRK; encoded by the exons ATGAAAAACGGTGCGAAGTTCTCTTCCTCGAATCGAATTCTGCGATTGAACACAAGCCAATGTCGGCGGGAGTACAAAAGTGGAGCAGTTTATCATGGCGAACTTGAGGGAATCAAGAAGAGCGGCAGAGGGACTTTTAAATGGCCAAACGGTGCTTGTTACGATGGAGAATATGTTGATAATACACGGCATGGTTATGGAAAGCAGTGTTGGCCTGATGGTTCAATATATGAAGGGACTTTAATGCGTGATATGCGGCATGGTGTTGGAACGCTGAATTGGTCTGACGGAGAG agttATGTTGGAGCTTTTTATCGGGATAAGAAACATGGAAAAGGAATCTACTGTTGGCCAGATGGAACAAAATTTGAaggtcattttgaaaatgacaagaaggaAGGATTTGGGACATTCAGTTTTCCTAGTGGAAATATATTTGAG GGGTTGTATAGGAGAGATGAGAGAGATGGTCCAGGGGTAATGATTTACTCAAACAATGAACAAGATGTTGGTCTCTGGTGTGGTCAACGTCTTATTAAACTCTGCTCAGTTATGGACACAGCATTCCTCTTCCAACACTTTTCAAACTACAATGTGAATGCTGGAAACAATTTATCTGCCAAAGTCAGGCGTGCTAACACTGCAAAAGAAGGGACAAGAAATTCAAGGCCTTCCCTACAAGATTTTGAAGCAGATGATAACAATAAGCTGCTGTCTCAAATtccaaattcattttcatactCAGACATTGTGGAAGGTATTCGTGGTCATAAGGGTCCCAAAGGACCTGTAGAGCGAGATTCAGAGGAATTTTTAAGAGCAGCAGGGGCAGGTGACTGTATTAAAGTCAAAAGTTTGATTGAAAGTGGAAGTGTTCATGTTGATGTTGCTGACAAAACTGGGTACACTGCATTACTTGCTGCTTCT GTTAACTGTCATAGAGATGTCATTAACTGCTTGCTTGACAATGGTGCTAATGTGAACAAGCTGAATGACGAGGGATTGTCAGCTCTTGCTGCCTGCCATGTCTTGTTCTACACTAAACACACTTGGAAAGATAACATCGCTGAAAACATTCCAAGTGAAAACTTATTCAATTGCATTCAGGAAGATCGACAAAAAGGAATTTATGTGCATAGGAACTATCGTCAAAGTCTTTCTGTAGGCGGTGTGGTTTTAGAACCAAACACAGAATCAGAAGatgctgaaaaaaatttagaCGATGAATGTTTGGAGTTCCTAATTGAAAATGAGACTAACAAAGTTATAACCAATGGTGAAAGAACGTATACAATACTTGAATTTTCTGATAGAACAGTAGGAGATAAAGATGAAAAAAGGGATGAAACTGAGGataatttaaacaaaaccatGAAGTTTAATTTAGATGGGAATGACAATAGTTTAGTGAACACAACCAGTGATCAAGGGACAAAGAGAGCTGTTGATGGTAGTGTTGCACCATTCAGTGGTGTGCCATTGTGTGATAAGTTTGGTGATAAAACTTCAGGACAACCAAATGCAGTGGACCCAAATTTATTTAGTATCATGAGTGTCGTCAGTAGCACAAGGCAGCCTTCAGAATCAGCAGATGATTTGCTGAGTGAAAACAGTATGGATCAAAGCAAGCAAGTTTTACTGGCAGTTCAAAG GCGTCCTCACCTAGAAGCTACAGTTCGTCTTTTGCTTAGACGAGGTGCCGATCCCAATGCTTCAGCTCTTCCTATGcctgttcttttctttgctgtcAAAGCTGCTGATGCTGCAGCAGTAGAAATTTTACTCCAAAAGGGTGCCGATACTTCTGCCAAGTTATCCAAAGAA CTATTTGGGATAGCACCTCTTCATATTGCTGTAGCCTTGCCAGATGACATAGGAGTGGAGATCACAAAACTGCTCTTGGTATCTGGAGCTGATCCTAACATAAGAGACAGTGCTTTTGATTCAAAAGACAATGGGCGAACACCAGTGCATATAGCATGTTCAAGAGAGGATAATAACAGG GTATCATGTGCTGTAGTTAGTCTTTTGTTGGAACATGGGGCGAATCCTGACATTCTGTGTGAGGGCCATTCTGCACTCTCCTTGGCAATCTGCAGTGGAAATGATATG GCTGTAGATGCCCTTCTTGAACATGGAGCTAATCCCAGCCTTAGTCTTTCTAACGGAGTGGGGTCAGCTCTCTGTGCTGCAACATCTTTCATGgcagaaagaagaagaactcCAACAGAAAGAATAAAACTC ataaacaAGTTGATGAGAGCTGGAGCGAACATTCTATCCCCAATAAATGTTAGCGTCAAGTTTCCCCCTGGAACTGTAGTGGACTATGCATACAATGTGTTTTATCAG GATCGCAAGATTGCACACACACCATATCATGCCCTCTCTGCAACTGAGAGGGACTGTTACAATGCCCGAAGGGAAATGCTGGATCATCTGGGAGATTTGTTGCGCACTCAggtgttgaagaaagagaaagagctCATTGATAAACAGATAGAAGAAGCTGAGAAACTAGCTG ATGAAGAGAAAGTCAAAAGAATTTCCCTATCAGCATTGGATGTTTTGAAAACACCTGAAAAACCGTCAAAGCTGGAACTGAACCAGAGCCCCACTCCTGCTAAAAATGATGGAGTGAGATTCAGCCGTGTTAGCTTCCGACTTCAAAATGAAGTTATAGATGGAGATGAAATTGAGGCAGAAGCTGATGTTGAAGTCAAAGCCATTCTTCGCTCTAATAACAAGGATCTTGACATAAACAAG GAAGAAAGAAGGGATTTGACATCTGAACTTTCCCAGACTACAGAAACTAGCAAAACAAGCACTCCTTTGTTTATATCCAGTGGTTTTGAACAGTCAGCTAAGAAACCCTTATCTCCTGGTCGAGATGAAAACTGTGGACTACGCATTGCTGTAATTCAAGCTGCTGATCATATGAGTATTTCAGCTCTGGCCACTCAGGCTCTGAAGCAGCGACAGCAAGTAATGAAAAACCGGTTTCGGTACTGTTATGAGTGTGGGCGCTCCATTGCAATCCGCTTGTCTGCCTGCACAAGATGCAAAGAAGTATTTTACTGCAGTAAATCTTGCAAGCTGAAGGCATGGAATGCCAGGCACAGAGAGGAATGCGTTAGGTTGACAG